AGAAACACGTTGGCTGTCCTCCTCCTGAGtgatttctcctctcctcttgcaGGTCACCATGGGCTGCGTGGGCTCCAAGAAGGAGCAGGAGCCTCTGGGTAAACCTTCAGGGAGCGACGATCTGCAGAGCCGCTCGCAGACAGCTCACTATGTCAAAGACCCCACCACAGGAAGCAAAGCtgtgagccacacacacacacacacacacacacacacacacacacacacacacacacacacacacatatatatacatcgTGGTAAATTTAAACAACATACAAACACCATCATGATGCAACTTTGCAGATAGGCTCCTTTTCAGGCTTTTTACgcctttattttaaaaggaaagtaagcaggaaatcagggagaaagagagcgagggggggaggagagagagaggaccttAATTGCTAATTAttacttttcattattattattattgttatttgtcTTTGGCAATATATTTTACACGTTCATACCATtcaattgagagagagagagagagagacacagagagacagagagacagacagagagagagggagagagagggagagagggagagagagagagagggagagacagagagagagagaggagacgattAAAGGAGCACAGAAAGAGGAAACTGCAGATAAAGAGTGTGAGCAGGAAACAGCTGTGGTCATGTGACTGCTGTGAGTTTGCATATTTGTCAGACCAACAGTGCTGCTCAGCTCTAAAGAGAAAAGCCCATCgtaagaataaaacaaataaaaacatgagacTATACCCTCGCTCAAGTAAAGTGAGAGTGAGATAAGAACATGATTTTATAACCGATCAATAAAACATGGTGAGCAAAAGCAAGGTagaaatgagtgtgtgtgtgtcacagagagagggagagagagataactTCTTCTTCCTGTGTGCCCCTTGCTCTCTCATCATGAAGAAGAAAGCGTCCGCTTTCtcactctgtcctctctctcacgCCATGCTCTCTTtcactccatcctctctctcactccttcctctctctctctcactccgtcctctctctctctcactccgtcctctctctctctcactccgtactctctctcactccgtcctctctctcactccgtcctctctctcactccgtcctcctcactccttcctctctctcactccatctctctctcactccgtcctctctctcactccgtcctctctctcactccatcctctctctcactccatcCTCTCGCTCACTCCTTCCTCTCGCtcactccatcctctctctctctccatcctctctctcactccttcctctctctcactccgtcctctctctcactccgtcctctctctcactccctcctctctctcactctgtcctctctctcactccctcctctctctcactccatctctctctcactccatcctctctctcactccctcctctctcactccgtcctcctcactccgtcctctctctcactctgtcctctctctcactccgtcctctctctcactccgtcctctctctcactatgtcctctctctcactccgtcctctctctcactccctcctctctcacactccatcctctctcttactccgtcctctctctcactccctcctccctctcactccgtcctctctctcactccgtcctctctctcactccctcctctctctcactccctcctctctctcactccgtcctctctctcactccctcctctctctcacaccctcctctctctcactccgtcctctctctcacGCCGTCCTCTTTCtcactctgtcctctctctcactcatcCTCTCTCACTCGTatataaaacacaatacatGTAGAACGTGCATGTAGTCCCCatgagaagacaaaaaaagaggtcTGACCTCGTCTGTTAATCTCTAATGGTcacgtctgtctctctgcagagcaAGATGTCGTCCTCTGCAAACTCTTCAGAAGGTCAGTGACTCATGTTCATCGTGTTCTCTGTTTAGATTATCATATTATTGATCTCATGAAGGTTCTTTATGACATCATAGCCAACATATGAAACGTGTTGTTGAACCTTGTTCCGGTCAGAAGAGAAGGTTCATCTAAAACCCTTGTCACGTCTGATGACATCATCGTCACATGTGACATGGAGCAGAGAAGGTTTCCGTTCTATCGTATGTTCTCAGGTCACAAAAGGTTCAGAGAGTAAAATATGAAGAGCTCCATGTTTGAGCGAGACTCTGCTCTCCGTGcttctgtttctctgcttcAGGTGAGAGCATCGCCATGGCGCTTTTCGACTACGAGGCCATTCATGaaggagacctgggcttcaagaAGGGAGACAAACTCAAGATTTTAGAAGAGTGAGTTCACCTGTTTAACACTCACTGCACACCTGTTTAACACTCACTGCACACCTGTTCAAGACTCACTGCACACCTGTTTAAGACTCACTGCACACCTGTTTAAGACTCACTGCACACCTGTTTAACACCAACTGCACACCTGTTTAACACTCACTACACACCTGTTTAACACTCACTGCACACCTGTTTAACACTCACTGTACACCTGTTTAACAGATACTGCTCAGGTTACCTGATCTTAGAGTCATGTCAGAAAAGTAGAAGTATGACGGATCCAGATATTTTAGATGTTTTTCATCCGACGTGTGAAAGAGGAAGTTAGACGTTTTGTTCTGAGAAGAGAAGTTAAAACGtcttgttaatgtttgtttgttcagtttgaCTTCCTCTCTTCACAACCGATGTGTTGAACTTTCTAcagcaaacaaataaacatttctgtgattCAAAAGAATTACCCTGAAACTTCCAATAGAAGCCAATCCCAGTTTAATGCCCAGGCTCaaggttgattggttggttggttgattgaccTGAGCTTTAAATGAGAACTGTTTACATCCACTCTAtatgtagtttgtgtttttaatggtgAACGGGCCACACTGAGTCGTTTATATAGTCTTTGTTAGCAAGAATTATTTACAACTgttgacccccccccctttctctctctgcccctcaGGTCAGGGGAGTGGTGGCGAGCAATGTTGATCAGTACGGGTAAAGAGGGTTACATTCCCAGTAACTACGTAGCTAAAGACACTCTGGAGGCCGAGGAGTAAGTCACTCACACTTattacagctgtaaagttgtatgttttaacatggggctctatggagactgactcactgcaggagacagactctagtggacactggaggaactgcagctgtaaagttggacattttaacatggggctctatggggactgactgactgcaggagacagactctagtggacactggaggaactgcagctgtaaagttggacattttaacatggggctttATGGGGACTGagtcactgcaggagacagactctagtggacactggaggaactgcagctgtaaagttggacattttaacatggggctctatggggactgactcactgcaggagacagactctagtggacactggaggaactgcagcttgcTTCAGTGTGGGCTCCATTCATTATCCCTGCAGCTTGATGTCCTGTTTTAGGATTCTCTcctgatgtttgtgtttctgttgtttagGTGGTTCTTTAAAGGTGTGAGCAGGAAAGATGCAGAACGGCAGCTGCTCGCTCCGGGGAACAAGGTGGGCTCCTACATGATCCGAGACAGCGAGACCACCAAGGGTGAGTAAACCAATCACAAAGAGGTTAAAGGTTCCTGTCTCTCCCTGCTGCACAGGTACTATCTGTCAGTGCAGGACAGTGACCTCTATGTTTCAGTTTTATTAAATCCTAACATGTTAACccctgtttgtctctctctctgctgcacagGTAGTTACTCTCTGTCAGTGCGGGACAGTGACGGTCATTCTGTAGACACTGTGAAACATTATAAGATCAGAACTCTGGATAACGGAGGATTCTACATCTCTCCACGAAACACCTTCAGCACCCTGCAGGAGCTGGTCACCCATTACAAGAGTGAGTCCAGATAATAACTGAGGGAAGTTAACTTAAGTTATTGTCTAAATGATGGCAGGCCGCTCCTTGTCACTATCTCATAAAGATATAAAATGAGGATAAAGCAAACAGAGAATCCTCGGTCTTAACTCCAAACCCTTTACATGTTTAGAAAGTGACGTCTCTTCagtctcttttctccctctaaACAACAGCTCTCTCTGCTGGCCAATCAGAAAACATCAACCTGCTGCATGAGACTGAATGTGAGGGTCATTGAAGGTCTATTTCTCACCCTTTAATTATCTCCAATCTCAGGATGAGGGGGCCGTTTTAGTCTTTGCAGACCAATGCTGAAATAATGTTCACTTAAATCACAGGCAGAAAATAGATATATTTCTGTTCATGTAAACATAAATCcactgatgtttgtgttgtgcctgtTTCAGAGCAGGGAGACGGTCTGTGTCAGACCCTGACCAGTCCCTGTTTGAGTCCCAAACCTGAGAAGCCGTGGGAGAAGGACGCGTGGGAGATCCCCCGATCCTCACTCAAACTGGACAGGAGACTCGGAGCCGGACAGTTCGGAGAAGTCTGGATGGGTGAGACGAGCAGGAAAGATTCAGATTAAAGTCATGAATGATGACGTGATTCATTTTCTGaataaaaacttgttttgtATGAAGCCACGTACAACAAACACACCAAGGTGGCAGTGAAGACGATGAAGCCGGGCAGCATGTCAGTGGAAGCCTTCATGGGTGAAGCTAACCTGATGAAGTCTCTGCAGCACGACAAGCTGGTGCGCCTGCACGCCGTGGTTTCCAAGGAGGAGCCTATCTACATCATCACCGAGTTCATGGAGAAAGGTTTGTCCAGCTGCAGCTCGCTCTTTCAAATCAGATGATGTTTGTAAAGAGGTTAATATGTCACTGATATATTCATCTTCActctttttgttgtgtgtgtgtgtgtgtgtgtgtgtgtgtgtgtgtgtgtgtgtgtgtgtgtgtgtgtgtgcgcgtgtgtgtgcagggagtTTATTAGACTTCCTAAAGAGTGATGAAGGAAACCGAGTGCAGCTGCCTAAGCTCATTGATTTCTCTGCTCAGGTGAGATTCCTTCATTCACATTAACCTCACTCGTCCTGATCAGACGGGATCCTCTCACGCTTTAACCTCCTCTAACATCTGTCGACCTGTGAACGTCTCCGTCTCACTGATCCAATCATCACCCCCTTTGTTCCTGACCGTCTGAGTGTCTGCAGCACGATGAGAACAGGAGCTCATCTCTTTGTGTTTACAGACAATGGTGAAAGCAGTGAAACTGTATCCTGAACACAGCTGATCCTTTAAAGGAGAGCCTGTTGTCTCACAGCCAGGTGACCTGATCCTGCTGTAggcctgatcctgatcctgcagCAGACCTGATCCTGATCTGGCTGCAgacctgatcctgattctgcTGCAGACCTAATCCTGATCCTGCTGCAGACCTGATCCTGATCTGGCTGCAGACCTGATCTTGCTGCAGGATCAGGTCTGGCTGCAGACCTGACCCTTCATTGGTGATAAATATTGTAACGTGGACTTGGAGTATCCCCGTTCtgagaaatacataaataagaAGTCTACAGCCATGTTAGCAGCGCTCCTGAGACCCAGAGATGCTTTAAGCTAAAGGCTAATGTCATCATGCTAACACGCTCACATGCTAATGTTTTGTATCTGTGTTGGTGACCAACGTCATCTTTTAGTTTGAGTAATCAGTTTAGAAGTAGGGACCTTTGGGAGGATGCTATGGTCCTCTCAGGGGTCTGACCTTGACCCCCTGATAAACTTtttatcactctctctctctctctctctctctctctctcccctcgctctctcctctctctcactctctctctctctctctctctctctctctctctctctctctctctctctctctctctctcccctcgctctctcctctcgctccctctctctctctcctctctctccctctctctctctcctctctctccctctctctctctctctctctctctccctttctctctctcctctctccctctctctctctctctctctccctttctctctctcctctctccctctctctctctctctctctctctctctctctccctctgcccccccccGACTGTGTCTGCTCAGACTGCAGAGGGGATGGCTTACATCGAGCAGAGGAACTACATCCACAGAGATCTGCGAGCCGCTAACATCCTCGTCAACAAGTCTCTGGTCTGCAAGATCGCTGACTTCGGTCTGGCTCGAATCATAGAAGACAACGAGTACACGGCCAGAGAGGGTATGACATGATAACAGCATGATAACGGCATGACAACAGCATGATAACAGCATGATAACGGCATGATAACAGCATGATAACAACATGAAAATAACATGATAACAACATGATAACAACATGATAACAGCATGataacaacatgaaaacaacatgataACAACATGATAACAACATGATAACAGCATGataacaacatgaaaacaacataaTAACAACATGATAACAACATGATAACAGCATGATAACAACATGATAACAACATGataacaacatgaaaacaacatgataACAACATGATAACAGCATGataacaacatgaaaacaacatgataACAACATGATAACAGCATGATAACAGCATGATTACAGCATGATAACAGCATGATAACAACATGATAACAGCACAATAACAACATGATAACAACATGATAACAGCACGATAACAACATGATAACAGCACGATGATACAACATGATTACAGCATGATAACAGCATGATACCAGCATGATTACAGAATGATAACAGCATAACAGCATGATAACAGCATGATTACAGCATGATAACAGCAAAACAGCATGATAACAACATGATAACAGCACGATTACAACATTATAACAGCATTATAAAAGCACAATAACGGCACAATAACGGCACAATAACAACATGATAACAACAGGACAACAACATGATAACAGCATGATAACAGCACGATAACAACATGATAACAACATGATAACAGCATGATAACAGCATGATAACAGCACAATAACAACATGATAACAGCATAACAGCATGATAACAGCATGATTACAGCATGATAACAGCACGATAACAACATGATAACGGCACAATAACAACATGATAACAACATGATAACGACATGATAACAGCACAATAACAGCGCGATAACAACATGATAACAGCATAACAGCATGATAACAGCATGATTACAGCATGATAACAGCACGATAACAACATGATAACAGCACAATAACAACATGATAACAGCACAATAACAACATGATAACAACATGATAACGACATGATAACAGCACGATAACAGCACGATAACAACATGATAACAGCACGATGATACAACATGATTACAGCATGATAACAGCATAACAGCATGATAACAACATGATAACAACATGATACCAGCATGATAACAGCATGATAACAACATGATTACAGCATGATAACAGTATGATTACAGCATGATAACGACATGATAACGACATGATAACAGCATGATAACGACATGATAACAGCATGATAACAGCATGATTACATCATGATAACGACACGGTAACGAAGAGACAACAACATGAGAACACCATGAGAATGACATGATCTTTGTTTCCTCATAATAACCAGGAGCAAAGTTTCCTATCAAATGGACAGCTCCAGAGGCCATCAACTACGGCTCCTTCACCATCAAGTCTGACGTCTGGTCCTTCGGCATCCTGCTTACTGAGATCATCAGCTACGGACGCACACCTTACCCGGGTAGGTCCATGTTCATCAGAACGTCTTTGAAGAGAAGGACAAAGAGCTCCTCTCAGAGTACAGGTAGCATCGGGTAGGGACCTTCAGGTCTATGATAGGGCAGAGGGGGGTAAGAGGGGCAGAGGGGGGCAGGGACCATCAGGTCTATGATAGAGCAGAGGGGGGTAAGAGGGGCAGAGGAGGCAGGGACCTTCATGTGGGAGAGGGTCTCATGATCAGCGTCTCTGAGCTGAAccgtgttttcttttttcagggaTGACGAACCCAGAAGTGATTCGCTCTCTGGAGAAAGGGTATAGGATGCAGCGTCTCGACAGCTGTCCCACTGAACTCTATGAAATCATGTTGGAGTGTTGGAAGAATAAACCTGAGGACCGACCCACCTTCGATTACCTGCAGAGCGTTCTGGAGGATTTCTACACCGCCACAGAGAGCCAGTACCAGCAGCAGCCATGATGCTGAAAACACACGCCGTTATATTCCTCACAGAAGGTCCAGTTTCTCCTTTACGCTTTAAACACACAGTCCATGatgctttacacacacacacacacacacatacacacacacacacacacacacacaaatacacacacacacacacacacacacacacacacacacgcacacacacacacacacacagtcacacacacacacacacacacacacacacacacacacacacacacacacacacacaaacacacacacacacacacacacacatacagttacacagttacacacacacacggacgcacacacacacagttacacacacacacacacacacacacacacacacacacagtcacacacacacacacacacacacacacacacacacacacacacacacacacacacacacacacacagtgtcttgGGTGATCCCAGGACAGCAGCCTTCATAAACCATCTGACAGATCTTAGTGTCACTAACAGAGAAGAATAATCCGAGTTCAGATAATGTCGCTCTCTTTTTGTGCAACTTATAATGAAGcctgtttgatttcacacagAAACGGGACTCAGGGGATTGTGGGTCACCTGAGAGCCTCGCAGAGCAGCTGGATTTCCTCGTCCTCTTTATCATCATTTTATATTCTAACTCCTGTATTTATATGAATCCACTTCCTCTCCTGCATCGTGCCTTCTGCTCTCAGCCTCTTATTGACGTCCCTTTGTATCAATGATGTTTGACCTGCTGTAGTGTGtggtgtgtagtgtgtacctgaTGATGCCTGTtcacacttcctgtctgtatTTGGGAGATAAATGAAAACTGTCATGAgttcacatttttcttcttctgtgtgaaaatataatttattacTGAAATAATTCGGCTGAGTCGTCAaagtttcttcttctatggTGATGATCTTTCTGAGAGTAAAAAGCTTTTATCACTGTTTATACAATGACTCGTTTTTTATTGACTGTGTTTCTCACATCGTTTTATGTATAatatagatataaagtatatatTAAGACGGTCAAATGATTACGATTTTTATtctcatgtttgaaattccagtATTtcgcttttcaaaataaaacttgtttcggcttttattttgaaatgttgttggAAGGTGGAAAgttaggacaggaagttaagcacagaaacaggaagtggttagggatcccaaagtgaggtatgtcaaacagctcaaaggaacggtaacaaaggtcaatgtgtgatgtcataaggtcaatgtgtgatgtcataaggtcaatgtgtgatgtcataaggtggatattactttggactcgtcagctgagctgtctgagagtttgttaaagtgaaatgagacattcaaagatgcagcagtgtccttcttttacagggagaggagggagactacagggagacactgaggaccactatctacggagagcctgaagggacaaacatgagattaatcaagattaaaaacatgaatgcattcatttcaatCATGGCTGCATGTTAAGATGACAAAGCAGAGGATTCTTCACACAGGTGTGCAGGAGAAGAATGAGTCTGTCAGaaactgcagacaaactcctaaatgttcttgcacaaaaacattggcatcCTTATCGATTAAAAACCAGAAACTCCCCGAAACTGGATCCCTAGATTTAAGCATCTTTTCTACAATCATTCAGGTGTTTGGTGGTTTTTACCACCACAGCATCTCTGCGGGGGTTTACGGGGCAGCTTAGGGCTGCGACTTCAGAGCTCTATAACACTGAAAAGTGCTCGGAAAAAGGGGAGGATTTTTAATTTATATGGGTTTTCtatgcctttatttttataggacagtggatttctgtaataaaaacagtatgaagacaaaaaagggggggaaataaaagaaagctggtaaatatataaaagcagcaaagggcagactttcgttgcatttggcggAAGTCTCCAGATAACACGGTCACTGTTTAAACCATAACACAGGTGATCTGCACACCGCTGTACTTCCGTAACGTCACTAATCAGTGTTGCCAACTTGGCGACTTTCTTTcgactttttttgtcaaaagctactagcgactttttctggtgttattggAGACTGTTTTGATGTCAGAAACTGACGTGAAAGCACGTACTGTCCTCGTgagcaccccccccccttccaaaAGCCCTCACAGGCTGtcagtcagagcagagaggagacccTCACCACTCTGTGTCCAGACTGCAACGAAGCCGCTGCTGTTACCGCCCTGGCTTACAGAGCTACATGTAAATGCTTCTTaattttcacacaaaaataaaacactgcatttgACTCGCACAGTCTTTTGATTAAATTTGATATTCTAACATTTAACAATACAGGGCACAATTTGTCTATGTAAAGTGGGTCTCAAGCAATAAAGTCatgaaaccagaaaaaaaaaattgtagttCATATTTGGCAAATTGTCAATTATGCAAATTAGGCGATGACGTCATTTGGCGACTTTTAGGACAGCCAATAGCGACTTTCCTTACTGAGGAGTTGGCATAATGACACGTATCCAAAATGGCGGCTGCGGACATGGTGAGTAAAACGCGAACTCTTTTTCTTCTAAGTCCACATCTGTCGCACTGACAGTTTAAATAAGCtcagacagagagatgaaagcGATACAGAGCACAGGTCTGTGTCGGTGCACTCACATTACCTTAAAGTTAACCCGGGTCAGCGGTATCTTAAAGTTAACCCGGTTCAGATTTAGCTCGGTTAGCTGAAGCTGGTTTGGCTAAATAACGACTGTGAGCTAGCTGCCGTCCGTTAGCGTCACTGTAGACAGGAGACTTTATGtccatacatttatatttattaatcatatttctaaatgttgtgtttcataCGAAGCCGAACTGACAGTTTAAACAGTTAACTGTCCAATTATCAGACCGGAACCAgcgagctaacgttagcagctAGCATCTCTGAGAGAGCAGCACTTCCTGTGAGGTAATAACCAAGAAAAGGTGTTAAAATGACGTCATCATCGTTATTATTATCACTAATGATTTCTGATTCATACTGATTTTAATAGTAGCATGATGACATGTTTCTAACTTCTCCTATAATAACTCCCAGTGGCATCACTCTTAAGCTTTAATAGACTCAACAATCCTTCATATTTAATCATTAAACTCTGAGAGGTTCATCACTTTAAATCTCTCTGTTGTATGAACGTGTCACAggattctacaattcacttatcagacgcttttatccaaagcgacctacatcagagagtaagtacaacacaagcaaggagagagaaaaaaggaaacaatgtcagtaaaagcaaacgatcagctttgagtccgattggacacaggtgctgacaggaagtgaccagaggtgctgacaggaagtgaccagaggtgctgacaggaagtgaccagaggtgctgacagaagtgaccagaggcaaagcacaacattgacggcagttcttgagagctctaatcagtatagaaaccatcttataagtcgtcgttatcaaacaaaaaccgtcatcatcatcaataatatggagaccatcatcattaagttagtaagtattcatgaaagagctgggtctttagctttttcttaaaggtgcagagggactctgcagatcaaatggagttcgGATGTTCactccaccaccggggggcgacagaggagaagagtctagtcagagacttaggaccctgttgtgaaggttggatcagacacgtttcattggcagagcgtagtgggcgggagggagtgtagacctggatgagagagttaaagtaaggagga
This region of Labrus bergylta chromosome 12, fLabBer1.1, whole genome shotgun sequence genomic DNA includes:
- the hck gene encoding tyrosine-protein kinase HCK: MGCVGSKKEQEPLGKPSGSDDLQSRSQTAHYVKDPTTGSKASKMSSSANSSEGESIAMALFDYEAIHEGDLGFKKGDKLKILEESGEWWRAMLISTGKEGYIPSNYVAKDTLEAEEWFFKGVSRKDAERQLLAPGNKVGSYMIRDSETTKGSYSLSVRDSDGHSVDTVKHYKIRTLDNGGFYISPRNTFSTLQELVTHYKKQGDGLCQTLTSPCLSPKPEKPWEKDAWEIPRSSLKLDRRLGAGQFGEVWMATYNKHTKVAVKTMKPGSMSVEAFMGEANLMKSLQHDKLVRLHAVVSKEEPIYIITEFMEKGSLLDFLKSDEGNRVQLPKLIDFSAQTAEGMAYIEQRNYIHRDLRAANILVNKSLVCKIADFGLARIIEDNEYTAREGAKFPIKWTAPEAINYGSFTIKSDVWSFGILLTEIISYGRTPYPGMTNPEVIRSLEKGYRMQRLDSCPTELYEIMLECWKNKPEDRPTFDYLQSVLEDFYTATESQYQQQP